From the genome of Neisseria lisongii, one region includes:
- the secG gene encoding preprotein translocase subunit SecG, which translates to MEAFKTVIWIVNIIAALAVIVLVLLQHGKGADAGATFGSGSGSAQGVFGSAGNANFLSRTTAIAATIFFATCMAMVYIHSNTTRHGLDFSNVKQSAPVQTKAVSDTPTDTQPAAPQPQQQ; encoded by the coding sequence ATGGAAGCCTTTAAAACCGTTATTTGGATTGTCAATATCATTGCCGCACTGGCTGTTATCGTGCTGGTGTTGCTGCAACATGGCAAAGGCGCAGACGCAGGTGCAACCTTCGGTTCGGGCAGCGGCAGCGCCCAAGGCGTATTCGGCTCGGCCGGCAACGCCAACTTTTTAAGCCGCACAACCGCAATCGCCGCTACAATTTTCTTTGCAACCTGCATGGCAATGGTGTATATTCACTCCAACACAACCCGCCACGGTTTGGACTTCAGCAATGTCAAACAAAGCGCACCGGTTCAGACCAAAGCAGTTTCGGATACCCCAACCGATACCCAACCTGCTGCACCGCAACCTCAGCAGCAGTAA
- a CDS encoding tyrosine-type recombinase/integrase — translation MPLNDRQIKNAKPADKPYKLADGGGLYLAVTPSGGKLWRLKYRINGKEKLLSIGKYPAVSLVEAREAADNARKSIAAGIDPAAAKQQAKKEKQAALLNTFEHLARQWHKDNLHRWKPNHAARIMAELEKDVFPQLGDKPIDEIRVADVKNLLADIVGRGATVTAEKIRQWIGAVYQHAAKLELTDRNPAAPLRGHFEKKAVSHMPALPREELTTFYAALLTADIDHKNRIAMLLTMLVFPRNTELRGGQWHEIDFEARTWTIPAERMKMKRPHIIPLADWPLELLQELHGLSRNTPYLFPSRTQTTGFISDATLSRIIERMGYKGRVTPHGFRSLASSILNEQGYNPDAIERQLAHEESNRIRAAYNRADYMAERKEMMAWYSDYLRERYHQALAMLEADGETKDV, via the coding sequence ATGCCCCTGAACGACCGACAAATCAAGAATGCCAAGCCCGCCGATAAGCCTTACAAACTGGCAGATGGCGGCGGCCTGTATCTGGCTGTTACCCCATCGGGCGGGAAGCTATGGCGGCTGAAATACCGCATCAACGGCAAGGAAAAACTACTATCAATCGGCAAATACCCCGCCGTTTCGCTGGTAGAAGCCCGTGAAGCAGCCGACAACGCCCGTAAAAGCATAGCGGCAGGAATAGACCCCGCCGCAGCCAAGCAGCAGGCCAAGAAAGAGAAACAGGCGGCCTTGCTGAATACCTTTGAGCATTTGGCGAGGCAGTGGCACAAAGACAACCTGCACCGTTGGAAGCCCAACCATGCCGCCCGTATCATGGCCGAGCTGGAAAAAGACGTTTTTCCGCAGCTTGGGGATAAGCCGATTGACGAAATCAGAGTAGCCGACGTGAAAAACCTGCTGGCGGATATTGTCGGACGGGGTGCAACGGTTACGGCGGAAAAAATCAGGCAATGGATAGGGGCAGTGTATCAACACGCAGCCAAGCTGGAGCTGACCGACCGCAACCCAGCCGCCCCGCTTAGAGGGCATTTTGAGAAAAAAGCGGTTAGCCATATGCCCGCCTTGCCCCGTGAAGAACTGACGACGTTCTATGCCGCTTTGTTAACCGCCGACATCGACCATAAAAACCGTATAGCCATGCTGCTTACTATGCTGGTGTTTCCCCGCAATACCGAACTAAGAGGCGGGCAATGGCATGAAATCGACTTTGAAGCCCGAACGTGGACAATCCCCGCCGAGCGCATGAAGATGAAACGCCCGCACATTATCCCGCTGGCCGATTGGCCGCTTGAACTTCTGCAAGAGCTGCACGGCTTGAGCAGGAATACTCCGTATCTTTTCCCCAGCCGCACGCAGACAACAGGTTTTATCAGTGATGCAACATTAAGCCGCATTATCGAACGCATGGGCTATAAAGGTCGGGTAACGCCGCACGGCTTCCGCAGCCTTGCCAGCAGCATACTGAACGAGCAGGGCTACAACCCCGACGCAATCGAGCGGCAGCTTGCGCATGAAGAAAGCAACCGAATCAGAGCGGCATACAACCGAGCCGACTATATGGCGGAACGCAAAGAAATGATGGCATGGTACAGCGACTATTTGCGTGAACGATACCACCAAGCCCTAGCCATGCTGGAAGCAGACGGCGAAACAAAGGACGTCTGA
- a CDS encoding type II toxin-antitoxin system HigB family toxin produces MQILGKQKITAFMAKHADSRKALTTWLADVERENWQTSHDIKAVYQTADFLADNRVIFNIRGNHYRLVVKVRYINGIVRIEWIGTHAEYSKKEF; encoded by the coding sequence ATGCAAATCTTAGGCAAGCAGAAAATAACCGCATTTATGGCAAAACATGCCGACAGCCGTAAAGCCCTGACAACATGGCTGGCAGATGTAGAACGTGAAAACTGGCAGACATCGCACGACATTAAAGCCGTTTACCAAACCGCAGATTTTCTAGCCGATAACCGAGTTATTTTCAACATACGGGGCAACCATTACAGGCTTGTTGTCAAAGTCCGATACATTAACGGCATTGTAAGAATCGAATGGATAGGTACACACGCAGAATACAGCAAAAAGGAATTTTAA
- a CDS encoding helix-turn-helix domain-containing protein produces the protein MDTVKIIKTAQDHEAALSRLDELMDLNPAPNTDDDLELQALAALIAAYEEKHHKINTDTITPLEIIHFRMEQNGLTQKDMQQYLGSPSKVSEVLSGKRPLSLTMIRKLHHGLKIPAELLIQL, from the coding sequence ATGGATACCGTGAAAATTATCAAGACCGCCCAAGACCACGAAGCGGCATTAAGCCGTTTAGATGAATTAATGGATTTAAACCCCGCCCCCAATACAGATGATGATTTAGAGCTGCAAGCCTTAGCCGCCCTTATTGCCGCCTATGAAGAGAAACACCACAAAATCAATACAGACACCATTACCCCGCTTGAAATTATTCATTTCCGCATGGAACAAAACGGCCTGACCCAAAAAGACATGCAGCAGTATCTAGGCAGCCCAAGCAAAGTAAGCGAAGTATTGAGCGGAAAACGCCCCTTGAGCCTTACCATGATTAGAAAGCTGCATCACGGCTTAAAAATTCCAGCCGAATTGCTGATACAGCTTTAA
- a CDS encoding helix-turn-helix domain-containing protein yields MKYKSEVSEAIHETMQDLHEAGAIGTATMRKFDKSCLTQIEPLAPADIKAIREREELTQAAFAIHLNISKNNISAWERGVKKPSGAALKLLTLVKNKGIEAIA; encoded by the coding sequence ATGAAATACAAAAGCGAAGTTTCCGAAGCCATTCACGAAACCATGCAAGACCTGCACGAAGCAGGAGCGATAGGCACCGCCACTATGCGGAAATTTGATAAATCATGCCTGACCCAAATAGAGCCGCTCGCGCCCGCCGACATCAAAGCCATCAGAGAGCGTGAAGAGCTGACACAGGCCGCCTTTGCCATTCATCTGAACATCAGCAAAAACAACATTTCCGCATGGGAGCGGGGCGTAAAGAAACCCAGCGGCGCAGCCCTAAAACTGCTGACCTTGGTTAAAAACAAAGGCATTGAAGCCATCGCATAA
- a CDS encoding type II toxin-antitoxin system RelE/ParE family toxin — translation MYTIVESVSFKTKAADLFTIEQRLEFFTYLALNPLAGDVIPNGGGLRKIRWKLAGRGKRGGVRVIYFNMLSDGFIYVADIYSKSEKENLSPKEIKALKGNKS, via the coding sequence ATGTATACCATTGTTGAATCAGTCTCATTCAAAACCAAGGCTGCTGATTTGTTCACAATAGAACAGCGTTTGGAGTTTTTTACATACTTAGCCCTTAATCCGCTTGCCGGTGATGTTATTCCAAATGGTGGAGGGTTACGCAAAATCAGATGGAAATTAGCAGGACGAGGAAAGAGAGGAGGAGTTAGGGTTATCTATTTCAATATGCTTTCAGACGGCTTTATTTACGTTGCCGACATATACAGCAAAAGCGAAAAAGAAAATCTAAGCCCAAAAGAAATCAAAGCATTGAAAGGAAATAAATCATGA
- a CDS encoding helix-turn-helix domain-containing protein has translation MKQAEQALSKAFANIDIDAVTAAVIADDPEAVVIINSLKEALQCAKDGIIGRITEINISPAAQTRNKTGLSQAKFAAALNISPATLRAWEQGRRMPSGAAATLLKLIDKRPELLNEL, from the coding sequence ATGAAACAAGCAGAACAAGCCTTGTCTAAAGCGTTTGCCAATATCGATATAGACGCTGTAACAGCCGCTGTTATTGCAGACGACCCGGAAGCTGTCGTTATTATCAACAGTCTGAAAGAGGCCTTGCAATGCGCCAAAGACGGCATTATCGGCCGTATTACCGAAATCAATATCAGCCCAGCCGCCCAAACCCGAAACAAAACAGGCCTATCGCAAGCTAAATTTGCCGCCGCCTTGAATATCAGCCCTGCTACTTTGAGGGCGTGGGAGCAGGGGCGGCGTATGCCCAGCGGTGCGGCCGCTACTCTGTTGAAATTGATTGATAAGCGGCCGGAGCTGCTGAACGAGCTGTAA
- a CDS encoding helix-turn-helix transcriptional regulator yields the protein MTNTIQRAEAVAQTFGVSKSTVWNWCNPKSRHYRADFPKPFKISANATGWLASEITAYIDKLAAERVGA from the coding sequence ATGACAAACACAATCCAACGAGCCGAAGCAGTCGCCCAAACATTCGGCGTTTCCAAATCCACCGTATGGAACTGGTGCAATCCCAAGAGCCGCCATTACCGAGCCGACTTTCCCAAGCCCTTTAAAATTTCCGCCAATGCCACAGGCTGGCTAGCAAGCGAAATAACCGCCTATATCGACAAACTGGCCGCCGAGCGTGTAGGAGCGTAA
- a CDS encoding helix-turn-helix domain-containing protein, producing the protein MQNKTARNTQSISDGHTPAGRHHTQFAPDSQCSEILAVLKSGQSLTSYQGAQMGIIGFHARIKELRDAGYHIACTMQPHINKHGKTVKRGSFSLVSEKGAAA; encoded by the coding sequence ATGCAAAACAAAACCGCCCGAAACACACAAAGCATTTCAGACGGCCACACACCAGCAGGCCGCCATCATACCCAATTTGCCCCTGATTCGCAATGCAGCGAAATCCTAGCCGTCTTGAAGAGCGGGCAGAGCCTGACAAGCTACCAAGGCGCACAGATGGGCATTATCGGTTTTCACGCCCGCATCAAAGAGTTGCGGGATGCCGGTTATCACATCGCCTGCACCATGCAGCCGCACATCAACAAGCACGGCAAAACCGTTAAACGGGGCAGCTTTTCGCTGGTGTCGGAGAAAGGAGCGGCCGCATGA